A genome region from Psychrobacter jeotgali includes the following:
- a CDS encoding NAD-dependent succinate-semialdehyde dehydrogenase: MADITTVNPATGKDIKDYNYMSTDEVNKIIDASHKAFLDWRLVSHEERAKVINSIGETLMKYKQELAELMTEERGKILDASLEEVDLCKAICDFTASEGVAALAEDKRDIEGIEKGLVRYDPIGIIYGIQPWNFPAYQVFRYTIANLMAGNSILLKHASNVTGSGLLIEKIFHESDLPNDLFRTLIISHDQSEKVIEHEKVRGVTLTGSDVAGRKVAQQAAKVLKKTVMELGSNDAFIVLEDADLDLAAATCAHARLYNNGETCIAAKRFIVVDSVYDKFRDLVIEKFNEYKVGDPMDDSVDVGPLSSAKQRDTLHEQVQESVKKGATITMGGEVPNKPGAFYPPTILENIKPDQPAYKDELFGPVASLIRAKDQEDAFRIANDSRYGLGGAVFSKDEDKAIDLAQKHFDTGMVYINGYDLVNPGLPFGGVKDSGYGREHGGFGIKEFVNIKAIHVVNKKPA; this comes from the coding sequence ATGGCAGATATTACTACTGTAAACCCAGCAACGGGTAAAGATATTAAAGATTATAATTATATGAGTACTGATGAAGTTAATAAGATTATTGACGCATCGCATAAAGCATTTTTAGACTGGCGTTTAGTTAGCCATGAAGAACGTGCTAAGGTCATCAATTCAATTGGTGAGACCTTGATGAAGTATAAGCAAGAGCTTGCAGAATTAATGACTGAGGAGCGTGGTAAAATTCTTGATGCCAGCTTAGAAGAGGTCGATCTGTGTAAGGCCATTTGTGACTTTACAGCTAGCGAAGGTGTAGCTGCTTTGGCTGAAGATAAGCGCGATATTGAAGGCATTGAAAAAGGTCTGGTACGCTATGATCCTATCGGTATCATCTATGGTATCCAGCCATGGAACTTCCCAGCTTATCAAGTATTCCGCTATACCATTGCTAACTTGATGGCGGGTAACAGTATTTTGCTCAAGCATGCCTCAAACGTGACCGGTTCAGGTTTATTGATTGAAAAAATATTCCATGAGTCTGATCTGCCAAATGATTTATTCCGTACCCTAATTATCAGTCATGATCAGTCTGAAAAAGTAATTGAACACGAAAAAGTACGCGGTGTCACTTTGACAGGTAGTGATGTAGCGGGTCGTAAAGTTGCTCAGCAAGCGGCTAAAGTACTGAAAAAGACGGTTATGGAGCTCGGTTCTAACGACGCCTTTATCGTACTAGAAGATGCTGATTTAGACCTTGCAGCGGCCACTTGTGCTCATGCGCGTCTCTATAACAACGGTGAGACTTGTATTGCAGCCAAGCGTTTTATCGTTGTAGACAGTGTCTATGACAAATTCCGTGACTTGGTGATTGAGAAGTTCAATGAGTATAAAGTGGGTGATCCTATGGACGACTCAGTTGATGTTGGACCACTGTCAAGTGCCAAACAGCGTGATACCCTGCATGAGCAAGTACAGGAAAGTGTGAAGAAGGGCGCAACTATTACTATGGGTGGCGAAGTGCCTAATAAGCCAGGTGCGTTTTATCCGCCAACGATTTTAGAGAATATTAAGCCAGATCAGCCTGCTTATAAAGACGAGCTGTTTGGCCCAGTAGCTTCTTTGATTCGCGCTAAAGACCAAGAAGATGCCTTCCGAATCGCTAACGATAGCCGCTATGGGCTAGGCGGTGCGGTGTTCTCTAAAGATGAAGATAAAGCCATTGATTTGGCGCAAAAACACTTCGATACTGGTATGGTTTACATTAACGGTTATGACTTGGTTAACCCAGGACTACCGTTTGGTGGTGTTAAAGATTCAGGCTATGGCCGTGAACATGGCGGCTTTGGTATCAAAGAGTTTGTTAACATTAAAGCCATCCACGTGGTAAATAAAAAACCAGCTTAA
- a CDS encoding LysR family transcriptional regulator, translated as MNLQRVDLNLLVHLDVLLREKNVTRAAEQLGITQPAMSNILRRLRKLFNDPLLVRSSEGMTPTERALELQPRIREILADLTQVLEPRTEFRPYSTSRVFRIMTSDYAEATLVPKLVKALRSEAPNVILDFLTPSDVSYRDMEQGRVDLAINRFNEIPQSFHQVLVWRDTFSCLLSADSPYANRFNLKNYLKGQHVWVSKTGMGVGFGVNPEKSGGLGSIDQALQRLGQKRQISVFTRHYQMPAMLAANKDLIATLPTRVARMQATNDSIIMKEPPFFIPEFELTMAWSPLLQHHPAHRWLRHLIMHVARQVVAEEEGEMEEIPVINHLF; from the coding sequence ATGAATTTGCAGCGGGTTGATTTGAATTTGTTAGTACATTTAGATGTATTACTACGAGAAAAGAATGTCACACGGGCGGCAGAGCAATTGGGTATTACTCAGCCTGCAATGAGCAACATCTTACGGCGTTTGCGTAAGCTATTCAACGACCCATTATTGGTGCGCTCGTCTGAGGGAATGACGCCTACTGAGCGTGCGCTTGAGCTGCAGCCCCGTATTCGAGAGATACTTGCTGATCTGACCCAAGTCCTCGAGCCGCGTACTGAGTTTCGTCCTTATAGTACTTCGCGGGTTTTTCGGATTATGACTTCAGATTATGCTGAAGCGACTTTGGTACCTAAGCTGGTCAAAGCATTACGCTCTGAAGCGCCCAATGTCATTTTAGATTTTTTGACCCCATCCGATGTCTCTTATCGTGATATGGAGCAAGGCCGAGTCGATTTGGCCATTAACCGCTTTAATGAAATTCCGCAAAGCTTTCATCAGGTTTTAGTATGGCGAGATACCTTTAGTTGTCTTTTATCAGCAGATAGCCCTTATGCCAATCGTTTTAATTTAAAAAATTATCTGAAAGGTCAACATGTCTGGGTATCCAAGACCGGTATGGGGGTTGGCTTTGGAGTCAATCCTGAAAAATCAGGTGGTTTAGGGTCTATTGATCAAGCGTTACAGCGCCTAGGTCAAAAGCGTCAAATTAGTGTTTTTACTCGCCACTATCAAATGCCGGCAATGCTCGCTGCTAATAAGGATTTAATCGCTACTTTGCCCACACGAGTCGCCCGTATGCAAGCTACCAATGACAGTATTATAATGAAAGAGCCGCCATTTTTTATTCCAGAATTTGAGCTGACCATGGCTTGGTCGCCATTATTGCAGCATCATCCGGCGCATAGATGGTTACGCCATCTTATTATGCACGTAGCTCGTCAAGTAGTGGCTGAAGAAGAAGGCGAGATGGAAGAAATTCCAGTTATCAATCACTTGTTCTAA
- the purN gene encoding phosphoribosylglycinamide formyltransferase yields MSEVPLERHYKESMPPLRIAVLVSGSGSNLQVLIDAMQTNELPIEIIGVISNREDAYAIKRAQLADIPVTVLSHTDSGKRMGIKTFQAHASAQLRAWQPDLIILAGFMRVLSTDFIDNAPAPMINLHPSLLPVYKGLDTHQRALQAGERWHGCSIHVVTAELDAGIVLTQALLEVRSNDSAETLQARVQKLEHQLLPWTVLLIAKGILNLQTVSAQPNDDSNYLPALPLKLWLNY; encoded by the coding sequence ATGTCAGAGGTACCTTTAGAGCGCCATTATAAAGAGTCGATGCCACCGTTACGCATCGCTGTCCTAGTATCGGGCAGCGGTAGTAATTTGCAGGTATTAATCGATGCTATGCAAACTAATGAGTTGCCCATAGAAATCATTGGCGTCATCAGTAATCGTGAAGACGCCTACGCTATCAAACGTGCACAGCTAGCCGATATTCCTGTCACTGTACTATCGCATACTGATAGTGGCAAGCGCATGGGAATTAAAACCTTTCAGGCTCATGCCAGTGCTCAACTGCGAGCTTGGCAGCCGGATTTGATCATACTGGCCGGTTTCATGCGAGTATTAAGCACTGATTTTATCGACAACGCACCTGCGCCGATGATTAATTTACACCCCTCTTTGCTTCCTGTTTATAAAGGGCTTGATACTCATCAGCGAGCGCTACAAGCGGGTGAGCGCTGGCACGGCTGTAGTATCCATGTGGTCACCGCTGAGCTGGACGCAGGCATCGTATTGACTCAAGCGCTGCTGGAGGTAAGATCAAACGATAGCGCTGAGACCTTGCAGGCGCGAGTACAAAAGCTTGAGCATCAGCTATTGCCTTGGACAGTGTTATTAATAGCCAAAGGGATATTAAATCTTCAAACTGTAAGCGCACAACCTAATGACGATTCTAATTATCTACCTGCTCTACCTTTAAAGCTTTGGTTGAATTATTAA